One region of Micromonospora ureilytica genomic DNA includes:
- the hisS gene encoding histidine--tRNA ligase has translation MSKPTPISGFPEWTPGQRMIEQFVLDKIRATFELYGFAPLETRAVEPLDQLLRKGETSKEVYVIRRLHADAEGAGTDDQLGLHFDLTVPFARYVLENAGKLSFPFRRYQIQKVWRGERPQEGRYREFVQADIDIVDRDTLAAHHEAEMPLVIGDALRSLPIPPVTIQVNNRKISEGFYRGIGLTDPETVLRAVDKLDKIGPAKVAELLAQTAGASEAQAKACLALAEISAPDASFADAVRALGVSDPLLDEGIEELVRVVETAAEHSPGLCVADLRIARGLDYYTGTVYETQLRGYERFGSICSGGRYDNLASAGAVSYPGVGISIGVTRLLGLLFGAGELSVSRSVPTCVLVALADEEHRPTSDRIAAALRRRGIPTEVSPSAAKFGKQIRYAERRGIPYVWFPGADGAPDEVKDIRSGEQVTAGAEEWMPPSADLKPTVG, from the coding sequence ATGAGCAAGCCCACGCCCATCTCCGGCTTCCCGGAGTGGACCCCCGGCCAGCGGATGATCGAGCAGTTCGTGCTCGACAAGATCCGGGCCACCTTCGAGCTGTACGGCTTCGCGCCGCTGGAGACCCGCGCCGTGGAGCCGCTGGACCAGCTGCTGCGCAAGGGCGAGACCTCGAAGGAGGTCTACGTGATCCGGCGACTGCACGCCGACGCCGAGGGCGCCGGCACGGACGATCAGCTCGGCCTGCACTTCGACCTGACCGTGCCGTTCGCCCGGTACGTGCTGGAGAACGCCGGCAAGCTGAGCTTCCCGTTCCGCCGCTACCAGATCCAGAAGGTGTGGCGGGGTGAGCGGCCGCAGGAGGGCCGCTACCGGGAGTTCGTCCAGGCCGACATCGACATCGTCGACCGGGACACCCTGGCCGCGCACCACGAGGCCGAGATGCCCCTGGTGATCGGGGACGCGCTGCGCTCGTTGCCGATCCCGCCGGTGACGATCCAGGTCAACAACCGCAAGATCTCCGAGGGTTTCTACCGGGGCATCGGGCTGACCGACCCGGAGACGGTGCTGCGCGCCGTGGACAAGCTCGACAAGATCGGCCCGGCCAAGGTGGCCGAGCTGCTGGCGCAGACCGCGGGTGCGAGCGAGGCGCAGGCCAAGGCGTGCCTGGCGCTGGCCGAGATCTCCGCCCCGGACGCGTCGTTCGCCGACGCCGTGCGGGCGCTCGGGGTGAGCGACCCGCTGCTCGACGAGGGCATCGAGGAGCTGGTCCGGGTGGTGGAAACCGCCGCCGAGCACTCGCCCGGCCTCTGCGTGGCGGACCTGCGCATCGCCCGTGGTCTGGATTACTACACCGGCACCGTCTACGAGACCCAACTGCGCGGCTACGAGCGCTTCGGCTCGATCTGCTCCGGCGGTCGGTACGACAACCTGGCCAGCGCCGGCGCTGTCTCGTACCCCGGGGTGGGGATCTCGATCGGTGTCACCCGGCTGCTCGGGCTGCTCTTCGGCGCGGGGGAGCTGTCGGTCTCGCGTTCGGTGCCCACCTGTGTCCTGGTGGCGTTGGCCGACGAGGAACACCGCCCGACCAGTGACCGGATCGCGGCGGCGCTGCGGCGGCGCGGTATCCCCACCGAGGTCTCGCCGAGCGCGGCGAAGTTCGGCAAGCAGATCCGCTACGCCGAGCGGCGGGGCATCCCGTACGTCTGGTTCCCGGGTGCCGACGGGGCGCCGGACGAGGTGAAGGACATCCGCTCCGGTGAGCAGGTCACGGCCGGTGCCGAGGAGTGGATGCCACCGTCGGCGGACCTCAAGCCGACGGTCGGTTGA
- a CDS encoding MBL fold metallo-hydrolase translates to MLVAGFPADAFGTNCYVVATAPGEQCVVVDPGIGVLDQLDALLAEHRLHPAAVLLTHGHLDHTFSVAPVCGARGITAYVHPGDREMLADPSKGLSTDLTSLFGGRLSYTEPDDVAELTDGATLTLAGLEIAVDHAPGHTGGSVLFRLPGAGSSWEADELCLSGDVLFAGSIGRTDLPGGSMSAMLTSLRDKILPLADDTVVLPGHGPGTTIGRERASNPYLIEVAGTSPAAPTRGL, encoded by the coding sequence GTGCTCGTGGCCGGCTTTCCCGCGGACGCCTTCGGCACCAACTGCTACGTGGTTGCCACCGCGCCGGGGGAGCAGTGCGTGGTGGTCGACCCCGGCATCGGGGTGCTCGACCAGCTCGACGCGCTGCTCGCCGAGCACCGCCTGCATCCGGCCGCCGTGCTGCTCACCCACGGCCACCTCGACCACACCTTCTCGGTCGCGCCGGTCTGCGGCGCGCGCGGCATCACCGCGTACGTGCACCCCGGTGACCGGGAGATGCTGGCCGACCCGTCCAAGGGCCTCTCGACCGACCTGACGTCGCTCTTCGGCGGCCGGCTGAGCTACACCGAGCCCGACGACGTGGCGGAGCTGACCGACGGCGCCACCCTCACGCTCGCCGGCCTGGAGATCGCCGTCGACCATGCCCCGGGCCATACCGGCGGGTCGGTGCTGTTCCGGCTGCCGGGCGCCGGGTCGAGCTGGGAGGCCGACGAGCTGTGCCTCTCCGGCGACGTCCTCTTCGCCGGGTCGATCGGTCGCACCGACCTGCCGGGCGGCAGCATGTCGGCCATGCTCACCAGCCTGCGCGACAAGATCCTTCCGCTGGCCGACGACACCGTCGTGCTGCCCGGCCACGGCCCCGGCACCACCATCGGCCGCGAGCGCGCCAGCAACCCGTACCTCATCGAGGTGGCTGGCACGTCGCCGGCCGCTCCCACCCGGGGCCTCTAG